The window AGTCGACACCGCAGGTACTCGTCGTCGGCGGAGGGCTCGCCGGCCTCGTCGCAGCCCGGCATCTCGCCGCCGGCGGCGTCGACGTCACGGTGCTCGAGCGCGAGGAAACGGTCGGCGGCCGCGTTCGGACCACCGAACGCGACGGCTACCGATTCGATCGGGGGTTTCAGGTGCTGTTCACCGCCTACCCCGCCGTAAAGCGGGAACTGGACCTCGAGACGCTCGACCTGCGCCGGTTCGCGCCGGGGGCGACGATCGCCCGACCGAACCACCGGTCGACGCTGGCCGATCCGCGACGGGAACCCCGGACGTTGCCGGCGACACTGTTCAATCCGGATGTTTCGACGGGTGACAAACTCCGCGCACTCGCACTCTGGTGGGACCTGCGCAACGAGGATCCGGCAGCGATCTTCGACGGCGATGACGACGCGTCGATCGCCCAGTATCTCCGCGACCGGGGTTTCTCCGACCGGTTTCTCGAGAACTTCGTGGGGCCGTTCTACGGCGGGATCACGCTCGACCGGTCGCTGTCGACCTCGAAGCGCGTCTTCGAGTACACCTTCCGCACGCTCGCGGCGGGCGCGACCGCCGTCCCGGCGGCGGGGATGGGCGCGATCCCGGCGCAACTCGCCGACCGGGCTCGAGAAGCCGGCGCGACGATCGAAACCGGGGTGGCGGTCGAGTCGGTTGCAGCTACGTCGGACGCCCCTTCGAGCGACACACCGGCGAGTACGGACCGGGGCGCGACCGTGGACACTGCCGGCGCCGACGCCCTCGAGGCCGACGCCGTCGTCGTCGCGACCGATCCGCCGACCGCCCGCGAGTTGACGGGCGTCGACGCGATTCCGACGGACGCGCGGGCGTGCGTGACCCAGTACTACCGCCTGTCCGGCGAGGCGGCGATCGGCGCCGACCGCCGCCTCCTGTTGAACGCCGGCGAGGAGGGGCCGAACCACGTCGTTCCCCACAGCGCGGTCGCCCCCGAGTACGCGCCCGCCGGCCAGACGCTGCTGAGCGCGACCTACCTCGGGGAGCGCGAGGAAAGCGACGCGGAACTGGCCGCCCGAACTCGAGAGACGCTCGAGTCGTGGTTCCCCGAGCGCGTTTTCGACGACTTCGAACGCCTCCACACTGACCGGATCGAGTTCGCGCAGTTCGACCAGCCGCCGGGGATCCACGTGGGGCTGCCGGACGCCCGCGATCCGGTCGGGCCGGTCTACCTGGCCGGCGACTACACGCAGTGGTCCTCGATCCAGGGCGCGATGGACAGCGGCCGCGAGGCGGCAAAGGCGGTGCTCGAGGATCTGTCTGGGTGATCTTGCGTCTCGAAAGTCGACTGCGGAATCGGCGGCGAAAGCCCTACAGCAGCCGCCGACACTGCCCGAGCGGCGGGAACCACAGCGATTCCTCACGCTCGCCGTCCCAGACGGCCGGGTAGAAGGCGTCCGCGTCGGCGACAAGCGGCGACTGGAAGTCTCGAGCGCGCATGCCGTTGACGGTGGCGCCGCCGGCGAGTCGGGTGAACGCGGGGAGGACGAGTACGTCCGCAGGGTCGCCCGTGCCGGTGTCGGACTCGTAGACGCCAGGACCGTAGAGGAAACACGGCCGTTTGCGTCCCTCGATCGACAGCGCGGGGTGGTCGTGGCCGACGACGTACCGTTTCGCGTCGGCGGTCGGGCGCTCGTGGCCGTGACAGACGATCGTCTCGCCGTCCGCGAGTCGGTACTCGTCGACGACCGCGCCGTCGAACGCCTCGACTTCCGCGAGCATCGTATCGTGGTTGCCCGGCGTCACCACGAAATCGGCATCGGCTGCGGCGACCGCCGACTCGAGGGCGGATAGGTCTTGCGCGACGCCGTGAGGAATTCGATCGAACGAGTGCAGGAGGTCGCCGGCGACGACGACCGTTCCCGCACCGGTCCGCTCGAGCAGGGCGGCCAGTCGCTCCCGGACGTCGGCGCCGTCGTCGATCGGCGCGTCGACGCTCGAGGCCGCGGCGCGACCGAGGTGGAGATCGGCGACGAGCAGTGCGTCGGCGTCGGGAAGGTAGGCGGCGCGCTCGAGCGGCGAGACGGGAACGTCGACATCGACGTCGACGCCGCCGTCGGTGACGATGGCGGCGTCAGCGTCGGGTTCGCTGAGGGGAGTGTCGGAGCAGTTCACGGATGCTGGTCGAGTTGACGATAGTAACGGACGCGGACGGTATCAGTCGTCGGGTTGCCGGCCGCCGTCGGCGCGAACCTCGTCCACGCCGAGCGCGTCGAAGAGGTCGTAGTCGTTGCCCGTGAGGACGAACAGGACATCCTCGAGCGGCGCGAGCACCTCGGGGACGATCTTGACGACGAGGTAGGTGATCCCGATCAGCGCGAAGACCGACAGCGTCTGGGCGATGTAGTTGTGCGAGACGAGGAAGGAGACCCGACTGGGTTCGGCGCCGAGGTAGGTCGTCATCAGAGAGACGAGCCAGTCCTGCTGGAACCAACCGAGCGGCGACGCGAGGCCGATGAAGACGTTCCGA is drawn from Halopiger aswanensis and contains these coding sequences:
- a CDS encoding metallophosphoesterase — its product is MVTDGGVDVDVDVPVSPLERAAYLPDADALLVADLHLGRAAASSVDAPIDDGADVRERLAALLERTGAGTVVVAGDLLHSFDRIPHGVAQDLSALESAVAAADADFVVTPGNHDTMLAEVEAFDGAVVDEYRLADGETIVCHGHERPTADAKRYVVGHDHPALSIEGRKRPCFLYGPGVYESDTGTGDPADVLVLPAFTRLAGGATVNGMRARDFQSPLVADADAFYPAVWDGEREESLWFPPLGQCRRLL
- a CDS encoding NAD(P)/FAD-dependent oxidoreductase, giving the protein MQSTPQVLVVGGGLAGLVAARHLAAGGVDVTVLEREETVGGRVRTTERDGYRFDRGFQVLFTAYPAVKRELDLETLDLRRFAPGATIARPNHRSTLADPRREPRTLPATLFNPDVSTGDKLRALALWWDLRNEDPAAIFDGDDDASIAQYLRDRGFSDRFLENFVGPFYGGITLDRSLSTSKRVFEYTFRTLAAGATAVPAAGMGAIPAQLADRAREAGATIETGVAVESVAATSDAPSSDTPASTDRGATVDTAGADALEADAVVVATDPPTARELTGVDAIPTDARACVTQYYRLSGEAAIGADRRLLLNAGEEGPNHVVPHSAVAPEYAPAGQTLLSATYLGEREESDAELAARTRETLESWFPERVFDDFERLHTDRIEFAQFDQPPGIHVGLPDARDPVGPVYLAGDYTQWSSIQGAMDSGREAAKAVLEDLSG